From Amaranthus tricolor cultivar Red isolate AtriRed21 chromosome 4, ASM2621246v1, whole genome shotgun sequence:
AAGTCATTATCTTATATGCTGATGAGGAACCTTGCAAATTTTTCGGCTGCTCGTTTGAGCACTCAAGTAAGGACCTTATTGTTTGTTTAgttttcgtaattttttttctttacagTATTGTCCATATGGAGTATGATAAACTATAGAACATGGCTTACTAAAGCGTGTGTGCTTCTTTTGTTTGAAGTTGCATATGATGTTTgcaatcaatggtcaatgaaaaataacCTCTTTGTTTCTACGAGGAAAGGTTGTGACAATTCATACTAATTGCCAAATCTTACCTAGGCGGGATCCAATTATAATGGATGCCGTTGTTTTATTTTACAATCTTCCTTGtgataaaatcaaacaaagtgaTGTATAGGACATTATCATTGTAATCTAAACAACTAGTTTGGTTTTctcaaaataaagaaattttgttTGGTTCCATGATGGAATCACTTGGAATTGTGGAAATGAGAATGGTGTACTATCAATAACAATTGTAGTTatcaaatgaaaattttaaatgtatGAAAATTACACTTGTTGAAATACATGTAATGAAATTTGTAATtgcaaataaattataataaagtgTTGTTAATTATTACTTTCTACATTTCATTTTGTTTGTTACGTTTAGAATATTCTACACAAAGATAGATGTATTTAAATCTGGTTTTTCATTGAaacataaaagttaaaataaatttatacgagctcttgttagatttgtcttgaaAATTAATTGTATATTGTTTCTAACTTTTTATGAGATGTATTTATATTGAAACTCGATTTATGTCGTAAAAACAGCGCAAAAGCAAATGTAACTAATAAAatggaatggagggagtataatttttgaatgtttacttcTTCCGCATAATGAATGTACTTATGTAGTATTTGATCAATCATGTTTTCCTTTCTCACTCTTGGTGATTTGATTTTACTCTTAGTTGCACTTCTTAGTATCTATAAATAATCAAATGGAATGCTTATTTTGGGATGAGCAAGTAAGTTGTATTAATATAATTCTTTCTCTTTGCTTTAGTCATTAGCATAATATTATACTCATTTTTGCTTAGCTGCTTGTTGGTGAAGAATCGGGTGGGATGAGTTTAATTGTATACCCACTTTTTGAGTAATTCATAAGCCAAGGGTAGCGTTGAAATCTGAACATAACACATTTTGtatcatattaatttttttgtattttttaatttttattttcatttccaAAGCCAGCTTTATAGTGGCGTAGTTTGTTTAAGATCcttttaatgtttataattttaTCCTTCTTTAGCGATAAAGTAAGTGGTTTTTCAACCTCTTTACCATTGGGTTTCCAAATTTCTATATTTTCCATTAATTATTTCCTTCATTTGATATAGTTCCGCTTTGAGTGCTTTTCTGACTTCATTTGTATAGGTATCTGTGTCTTCTTATCAAAATGGAATGAGATTTTCAACTACTTTATCAAACGATCCTGACACACATGAAGATTTCAAGCCAACCAGTAAGCTTGAGAATTCAGGCCTTACTACTAAAGATGTTGTTGAGCAGGTGATCTTTATTTTTTCTATGACTATTGTTGTATAATGAATTTTTCCTGTGTGCCTCTATATGTTGCTGAAGTGTACCTTATCTTTTTAATGCATTATATATTACTAAAACCTGACTACGTATTTCAGGATGTGAAGGAGAATCctgttatgatttatatgaaGGGGGTTCCAGAAATGCCTAGATGCGGCTTTAGTTCTCTTGCAGTGAGGGTGCTGAAGGAGTATGGTAATTTTCTAGTATTGGTTGATTTGCTGTCTTTTTTTTTGTCCAAATTATGATTGGTTCTACTACTATATCATGTGGGTCATTTAGCTTTTTTGAGGCCCTTTATAATGTAGATAAATCTTTCAAATCTACTATGATCTTACGCTGCTTGTGTTTGTTGCTTATACATGTTTTGGAAGATTGAATGATGGCACTGGGAGTCTCTTTCATTAATTAATGTTTTActgacaaaaaaattttattaatgggAATTAGGGATGAGAAACCAAGAGATCAATCCTCCAATTAATCCTACAAATATCATTTAGAGTAGTGTTGCTCAAAAAGACCATTTGCTCTTGCCCATAGAGACGCTTAGAACTTAGCTTTTTCCCCAAATGATATCAAAATGTAATACCCGATCATTAAAAGTTCGTTTGTTCGcctatttattaattacatttttaacgtcccatttttttccttttgttttcttttcctCTCATCTTATATTTTTTCCTACCTTTTTCTGTTGAAAAGTTTCCGTACTGGTGGCTTtagttttttagttgatattttaGTGAAACGAGAACTTCTGTGTGCATAGCtatacattttttaatttaaagcagCTCAATATTGTATGTGTTTATGTTGTTGACCTGTTCATATCAGAAATTGATGTCTTCCATCTATACAGTGAAACTTATTATTGGTTTGTTTGCTGAGAGAGACActttttctttttgctattCTGTATTATCAAAATATTGTAGCTATAAAGATGCTATCTTTTTTCATGTTATGTTCGTGATTTATACCTTTGTTGTATGTAATTAGGTTTTTGTTTTGGTTTCGTCTTCccgtttttaattttgtttgtgcAGGTGTTCCTTTTAGTTCGAGGAATATTTTGGAAGACATGGAGTTGAAGAATGCTGTCAAAGCCTACAGGTGCGTTGCTACATGTTTTTGTACTTTTAAGCTTGCTTTTCTACAATAATTGACAAATACGTATCATCTAGCttttttttgttatgttttgtTGAAATGTTACTGTTTCAATTCTATTGATGTTTTTTTTCTCTGATGGGAGTCTGTGCCATGTAAAATGGCATGTTTTAGGAGCCTTCTAATTCACCTTTTAGACGATAGTTCTTGGTCCTAGTGCGCGTTTTCTGATTTAGCTGCTATAGTTATTATGTCCCCACAAGCTCTCTCCGTGGAGGAAGAGTTGCTTTTTAAGACAAAGGCATGTGAGGGTGGGGTAAAGGAAAGTGGGAGGAGAAAGATAGAGAATTGGTGGGATAAATTTCCAGATTTTTTCaagaagaaaaatttaaagcGACTACCAAATAATGGTTTTGGGAAATCCCATGGACATTGATGATGTTTGATGTTAAGATGTGTCTATCATGATTTTCGGGTCCTTTACATAATGGAGGTGTAGCCTTGTGTATGGTGTTGATATTAGTGACCTATAAATCACTGCTTCTTGTCTCTCATGTAGTCAAGGTATTGCTGACTTAGTGCTGACTGGTTAACAATATCTCGATTTTTGTCAGTATGGCATGTGTGGATTTGTAATCTTAGCTTTGTTAAGGAAGTAATTGATAGGTGTTCCAAAAAATCTGAATGGGGGATTTTATTTGGTCCAATTATAGAATACTGTAACACAAAAGCACTCCCATAGTCTCTCTCATTCTCTCTTGATCTTTTCTTTGGGTGATTGCATGGTTAGAATATCAGGAAGCTTCTAGTGGCCACATCTAAGGCTCAATTTGGGCTATGCTGATTCTTGATAGGCTTCTCATCACAGAACCCATGGAACACCTTATGCTCATGTCTTCCTAAGGTTGTTTCACTTTAAGGACATCTTTTCCCCTCTTATACTGTGGGTTGTTTATCCTTAATGCTGGGTTTTCCAGTTCACCTTTTCCATGCAGTTGATAGGAGAGCAATGTCATTAGAGCTTTCCAAGCATATTTTGCACTATTCAGAGAAGCATGGGAGCCatagttttgtttgtttagtaattttgttttattggcTTTGGTTGCAGTTATGGAAGACTCTAATAAGTCATTTATAGGTGCATCTGGTTATTGTCATCTCTTAGGATGAATAAAGGGGAGTATATCATCATGTCATTAGTTAAGTTGCCCCGTACGTGTTGGTTGAAAGAACTGAATAATTAACTTTTGGTTGGGGTTCTTTGTGTCATAGTGTTTACATCTTGCTGCTTTATGGTGTTTTCTGATATTGCATCATCTTGGGTTGTTGCAAGTATATTTAGTGTGATTGGCACAGTAATAAATGTTCTTCATGAATAATTTCTAGTTTTATTTTGAGAGGGAGGGTGGAAAATCAGGTATATTGTACTATTGagaacattttaattttatccaaagcgcttattattatattgagaGGTGCTCCAAGTGATTCACTTGCCTTAGCATCGTGACTCTTTTAATATAGGATTTGTACACGGTGAACAAGTATTATGTAGGAGTAACTTTTGAAGAACATGAGCCATGATTAGCTTGAATTTTGAAGATTTTTAGAAAGGGTAAACAAAATCATTTGACTCCTGTGATGAAGTTACGTATTTATTGAATACTGTTTTTTGATGTATGAAATGGCTGAACTACTGTATGAAAATCTTTAGATCTCTTCTCAACCATTTATCTCCAAACAAACCTCCATTTTTAGATCTCTCTTTTCTCCCTCCTTCACAAGCAAACTCTAGCCACCACATAGTTCTTCAATTTACTCTTTTGATCTTTtactttttcaattttctttcaatttctttgatttaattcaatttttataaatttgatttgaaaatcttttttatcttattatctGAGATTTTAAGGTTGGTTTTGATTGAATAAACTACAAAATTAGAATAGAGAAAGatgttaaaagaaaaggaagaagagagTTTGAATCTGCAATTCAATTTTGACAAGGAAAAATTTTACTCCAGGTGGATTAGTTTAAATATTTACCCAGTAATTGGGAGTATTAGAATACTCCTTTGTATTTTCTCTTCATCCAGGcttttaaaaaattcagaaatattTACTTCTCTACTTCTCTACTTCTTACCCCTTAGTACCTTATTCCAAGCCACCCCTTAAACCTAGTGCTTTTGGTTCTATTACAGTCTTGCCCAGATGGTAGTTGAATAGGCAGACTATAACCTATTGCTTTTCCTATTAGGTTTCTTATACTCTCTTTGATTCTTTGCTATTGCACCACTTGGAGCAAAAGCTCTCCATCTACAAATCTTGAGGGGGAAAAATCAAGACGAGGGAGTATTATTGCTCATATCATAGCTAGAGTTGGGTAGTTATATTTAATCTTTGAGGCCATTGTCTCTTTATTCTTCTTTTTTCCTAAAGACATATTGACACGGGTGTATTTGTAGACTTGTATGTATCTGTCATTTGGATCATTGTTTTTTAGCATGAATATGTGAAACATCACACGATCTCTAGGCCTGTTCACAATAGAGTAGAAGTAGAATCGTGTGGTGTTTTTCTGCAATAAGAATCCTGAAACATTGCTGTGTACATTGTCAGTTATATTTCTAAAGATTATATTGACGTTAATGATTTGTTTTATCGCTGTAGCCACTGGCCTACCTTTCCACAAATATTTATCAAAGGAGAGTTCATCGGAGGATCAGATATCATTCTCAACATGCATCAGGTAACTTCTCAATGAAATTTTAAACTCTTGTATTAACGAATGAAATTCTCTTTACATTTTCTTTCTGTTCAGACTGGTGAATTGGAGCAAAAGCTCAAGGATATTGTTGCAGGCCAGCAGAAAGCAGAATGAGCTCATCATTGCTCGACTCATGATTTAATATGacgaaatttcaaaaataaaaaattgtgtcGAGATTTTCTGATATATTTTGTGGTGAAAGCAGAGTGAATATTATGTGCTTTGTGCCAGCTAGTTAAGCATGCTCGGCAAATGAAACGATCAATAATGCAAAGCCAGCTTTCGGTATTTCAGTTTTGGTACCCGTTGTATGAATACCTTGTGTAGTTGTGTTGTTATCCTCCTGATGAACCCTGATTACTGTAAACGTTTTCTACTAGTAGCGATGTAATGTGCTTGATGAATCATGTTTGTCTATATTTTTGTGACACGATATCGTAACCATTGTGGAAGCCAATGTTCTGAACTGATTTATGCTTCATGAAATGGAGATTAAACATTGGCGTTGGTAGGGGGAGCCTCTTCCGTTTTTAATACGATGTTTGGATAAAAATTTAAGAGGAAAAAGTACggaggaaattttttttattattgggttatttaacTCAAATATGAGGTATGTGTCATGGTGATCTCATGTAGgattttttcatatattttgatCATCAACAAAATTAAGATAAATCTCTTCCCTATaaatttgttatccaaacaaagaaaatgaCGCCCTCTAAATTTtcttacattttttaaaaaaagtattttcatgttggaaaaaTGTGACTCGAACAGGAAGAATGCAGTTGGCAAGCAGAGGAAGGTCCGCGGGCTGCGTAGAAgaccgcggggcgcggagttgaTGCAGAATggactccgcgccccgcggtcTTCTACGCGGCCCGCGGACCTTCCTCTGCTTGCCAACTGCATTCTTCCTGTTCGAGTCACATTTttccaacaatctccaccttgacgagaacACGTAGTCAACCACTACCTCATCAAACCATAGTGAAACAAAACTATTCTCAAGCCAAACCCGATGCAAAGCTCAAGCATAAGCCATACATCCcgacaagtctccaaccaagacccatcccgataagtcttcaactaagacccatcacatacttgtttccaagtataacaactcataacgcTCGACTAACATCACAAGttcactcataatgctccacctgcatCACGAGTACATgaggcaagctccaccttgagGTTGTGCACACCTCC
This genomic window contains:
- the LOC130811223 gene encoding monothiol glutaredoxin-S15, mitochondrial codes for the protein MAKSLSYMLMRNLANFSAARLSTQVSVSSYQNGMRFSTTLSNDPDTHEDFKPTSKLENSGLTTKDVVEQDVKENPVMIYMKGVPEMPRCGFSSLAVRVLKEYGVPFSSRNILEDMELKNAVKAYSHWPTFPQIFIKGEFIGGSDIILNMHQTGELEQKLKDIVAGQQKAE